The Bryobacteraceae bacterium genome includes a window with the following:
- a CDS encoding diacylglycerol kinase: MAMELRGAVVVAGGDGTLFHLLCRLPPPWPSVVLVPNGRGNALARDIGRGREACIDAMRVRAARAAGGMMECFAFSSVGLGYPADVTRRAMPLRWMRRLSYACASVFTRPRWSEYGISLDGEPPRRVRLRGVLVNNTRYTGGFEALPRASSSDGEVECLELTAGYVPQMAHNLSAISGLHCYAPVRVRRIRRARIQPAAPMQLMIDGEVLEEVERLELEVVPRALKIRIAGALRDEGLSAAVR; this comes from the coding sequence ATGGCGATGGAGTTGCGTGGCGCCGTGGTTGTCGCCGGCGGGGACGGGACGCTGTTCCATCTCCTCTGCCGCCTGCCGCCGCCCTGGCCTTCCGTCGTGCTCGTCCCCAACGGGCGGGGCAACGCCCTGGCGCGCGACATCGGACGGGGCCGCGAAGCCTGCATCGACGCCATGCGCGTCCGCGCCGCGCGCGCCGCAGGCGGCATGATGGAGTGTTTCGCCTTCTCCTCCGTCGGTCTCGGTTACCCGGCCGATGTGACCCGCCGCGCCATGCCGCTGCGATGGATGCGGCGGCTGAGCTACGCTTGCGCCTCTGTCTTCACGCGGCCGCGGTGGAGCGAGTACGGGATCTCGCTCGACGGAGAGCCGCCCCGGCGCGTCCGGCTCCGCGGCGTGCTGGTGAACAATACGCGCTACACCGGCGGCTTCGAGGCGCTGCCCCGGGCTTCAAGCTCCGACGGCGAAGTGGAGTGCCTGGAACTGACCGCCGGATACGTCCCTCAGATGGCGCACAATCTTTCGGCGATCAGCGGCCTGCACTGCTACGCGCCCGTGCGCGTGCGCCGGATCCGCCGCGCCCGCATCCAGCCGGCTGCGCCCATGCAGCTGATGATCGATGGCGAGGTGCTCGAGGAGGTCGAGCGGCTCGAACTCGAGGTCGTGCCCCGCGCCCTGAAGATCCGGATCGCCGGAGCGCTGCGGGATGAAGGGCTATCTGCCGCGGTCCGCTGA